In the Malus domestica chromosome 16, GDT2T_hap1 genome, one interval contains:
- the LOC103430688 gene encoding protein TIFY 6B-like isoform X2 translates to MERDFLGLNSKEPVVVVKEETNNDGGKDPGYGRGGRAHWPFLSQVSAVPQFMSFKAAQDDRTKKMVPDSFLSSVSAGAFDPCQKQTTCESQNFNHDRQGGIHFSLTAYPRQRYMHSVHRPHDTKMISVTSQGISVPMSNPYLKNHFTTTGQNFSTTTMKHTAPPSALPVTGGSIAGITEPWNNVKTSGSPSQLTIFYAGTVNVYDDISPEKAQALMLLAGNSCSNSSSAAQPKAQAPSAKLAAEDGVPVNQRTNIPPPALSSPLSSVSSHTGSQSVSGSSSTDELMSARTTGRPTSPVNKMEAPETANAVRSVAATSMIPSAVPQARKASLARFLEKRKERVMSAAPYNFDKKSPEYGTPESNGVNFGQQGEQR, encoded by the exons ATGGAGAGAGATTTCTTGGGTTTGAACTCAAAGGAGCCAGTGGTTGTGGTGAAGGAGGAGACCAACAACGATGGCGGCAAAGACCCAG GGTATGGAAGAGGTGGAAGGGCACATTGGCCCTTTCTAAGCCAGGTCTCTGCAGTTCCTCAGTTTATGTCCTTCAAAGCTGCTCAAGATGATAGGACTAAAAAAATGGTACCTGATTCATTCTTGTCTTCCGTCTCTGCGGGTGCATTTGACCCTTGTCAAAAACAAACTACATGTGAATCTCAG AACTTCAATCACGATAGGCAAGGTGGGATTCATTTTTCTCTGACAGCTTATCCTAGGCAACGTTATATGCATTCTGTGCACCGTCCTCATGACACAAAGATGATTTCAGTTACCAGTCAAGGGATTTCTGTTCCAATGAGCAACCCTTACTTGAAGAATCACTTTACTACTACTGGTCAGAATTTTTCCACAACTACGATGAAGCATACGGCTCCACCTTCAGCTCTTCCCGTTACAGGTGGTTCCATTGCTGGGATCACTGAGCCGTG GAACAATGTCAAGACCTCTGGGTCACCTTCACAATTGACAATCTTTTACGCTGGTACTGTGAATGTCTATGATGATATCTCCCCTGAGAAG GCTCAGGCACTGATGCTTTTGGCTGGAAACAGTTGTTCTAACTCCTCTAGTGCTGCACAGCCCAAAGCTCAAGCACCGAGTGCAAAGTTGGCAGCGGAAGACGGTGTTCCTGTGAATCAGCGTACAAATATACCCCCACCTGCTCTTTCTAGCCCCTTATCATCTGTTTCTTCACATACTGGTTCCCAGTCAGTAAGTGGGTCCTCCAGCACTGATGAACTAATGTCAGCTAGAACGACCGGACGTCCAACCAGTCCTGTTAACAAAATGGAGGCTCCAGAAACAGCAAATGCAGTTCGATCTGTTGCTGCGACTTCTATGATTCCTTCTG CTGTTCCACAGGCTCGCAAAGCATCCTTGGCTCGATTTTTAGAGAAGCGCAAGGAAAG GGTGATGAGTGCAGCACCATACAATTTCGACAAGAAATCACCGGAATATGGCACTCCGGAATCCAACGGAGTGAATTTTGGTCAACAAGGAGAACAACGATGA
- the LOC103430688 gene encoding protein TIFY 6B-like isoform X4: MERDFLGLNSKEPVVVVKEETNNDGGKDPGYGRGGRAHWPFLSQVSAVPQFMSFKAAQDDRTKKMVPDSFLSSVSAGAFDPCQKQTTCESQNFNHDRQVTSQGISVPMSNPYLKNHFTTTGQNFSTTTMKHTAPPSALPVTGGSIAGITEPWNNVKTSGSPSQLTIFYAGTVNVYDDISPEKAQALMLLAGNSCSNSSSAAQPKAQAPSAKLAAEDGVPVNQRTNIPPPALSSPLSSVSSHTGSQSVSGSSSTDELMSARTTGRPTSPVNKMEAPETANAVRSVAATSMIPSAVPQARKASLARFLEKRKERVMSAAPYNFDKKSPEYGTPESNGVNFGQQGEQR, translated from the exons ATGGAGAGAGATTTCTTGGGTTTGAACTCAAAGGAGCCAGTGGTTGTGGTGAAGGAGGAGACCAACAACGATGGCGGCAAAGACCCAG GGTATGGAAGAGGTGGAAGGGCACATTGGCCCTTTCTAAGCCAGGTCTCTGCAGTTCCTCAGTTTATGTCCTTCAAAGCTGCTCAAGATGATAGGACTAAAAAAATGGTACCTGATTCATTCTTGTCTTCCGTCTCTGCGGGTGCATTTGACCCTTGTCAAAAACAAACTACATGTGAATCTCAG AACTTCAATCACGATAGGCAAG TTACCAGTCAAGGGATTTCTGTTCCAATGAGCAACCCTTACTTGAAGAATCACTTTACTACTACTGGTCAGAATTTTTCCACAACTACGATGAAGCATACGGCTCCACCTTCAGCTCTTCCCGTTACAGGTGGTTCCATTGCTGGGATCACTGAGCCGTG GAACAATGTCAAGACCTCTGGGTCACCTTCACAATTGACAATCTTTTACGCTGGTACTGTGAATGTCTATGATGATATCTCCCCTGAGAAG GCTCAGGCACTGATGCTTTTGGCTGGAAACAGTTGTTCTAACTCCTCTAGTGCTGCACAGCCCAAAGCTCAAGCACCGAGTGCAAAGTTGGCAGCGGAAGACGGTGTTCCTGTGAATCAGCGTACAAATATACCCCCACCTGCTCTTTCTAGCCCCTTATCATCTGTTTCTTCACATACTGGTTCCCAGTCAGTAAGTGGGTCCTCCAGCACTGATGAACTAATGTCAGCTAGAACGACCGGACGTCCAACCAGTCCTGTTAACAAAATGGAGGCTCCAGAAACAGCAAATGCAGTTCGATCTGTTGCTGCGACTTCTATGATTCCTTCTG CTGTTCCACAGGCTCGCAAAGCATCCTTGGCTCGATTTTTAGAGAAGCGCAAGGAAAG GGTGATGAGTGCAGCACCATACAATTTCGACAAGAAATCACCGGAATATGGCACTCCGGAATCCAACGGAGTGAATTTTGGTCAACAAGGAGAACAACGATGA
- the LOC103430688 gene encoding protein TIFY 6B-like, producing MERDFLGLNSKEPVVVVKEETNNDGGKDPGYGRGGRAHWPFLSQVSAVPQFMSFKAAQDDRTKKMVPDSFLSSVSAGAFDPCQKQTTCESQKNFNHDRQGGIHFSLTAYPRQRYMHSVHRPHDTKMISVTSQGISVPMSNPYLKNHFTTTGQNFSTTTMKHTAPPSALPVTGGSIAGITEPWNNVKTSGSPSQLTIFYAGTVNVYDDISPEKAQALMLLAGNSCSNSSSAAQPKAQAPSAKLAAEDGVPVNQRTNIPPPALSSPLSSVSSHTGSQSVSGSSSTDELMSARTTGRPTSPVNKMEAPETANAVRSVAATSMIPSAVPQARKASLARFLEKRKER from the exons ATGGAGAGAGATTTCTTGGGTTTGAACTCAAAGGAGCCAGTGGTTGTGGTGAAGGAGGAGACCAACAACGATGGCGGCAAAGACCCAG GGTATGGAAGAGGTGGAAGGGCACATTGGCCCTTTCTAAGCCAGGTCTCTGCAGTTCCTCAGTTTATGTCCTTCAAAGCTGCTCAAGATGATAGGACTAAAAAAATGGTACCTGATTCATTCTTGTCTTCCGTCTCTGCGGGTGCATTTGACCCTTGTCAAAAACAAACTACATGTGAATCTCAG AAGAACTTCAATCACGATAGGCAAGGTGGGATTCATTTTTCTCTGACAGCTTATCCTAGGCAACGTTATATGCATTCTGTGCACCGTCCTCATGACACAAAGATGATTTCAGTTACCAGTCAAGGGATTTCTGTTCCAATGAGCAACCCTTACTTGAAGAATCACTTTACTACTACTGGTCAGAATTTTTCCACAACTACGATGAAGCATACGGCTCCACCTTCAGCTCTTCCCGTTACAGGTGGTTCCATTGCTGGGATCACTGAGCCGTG GAACAATGTCAAGACCTCTGGGTCACCTTCACAATTGACAATCTTTTACGCTGGTACTGTGAATGTCTATGATGATATCTCCCCTGAGAAG GCTCAGGCACTGATGCTTTTGGCTGGAAACAGTTGTTCTAACTCCTCTAGTGCTGCACAGCCCAAAGCTCAAGCACCGAGTGCAAAGTTGGCAGCGGAAGACGGTGTTCCTGTGAATCAGCGTACAAATATACCCCCACCTGCTCTTTCTAGCCCCTTATCATCTGTTTCTTCACATACTGGTTCCCAGTCAGTAAGTGGGTCCTCCAGCACTGATGAACTAATGTCAGCTAGAACGACCGGACGTCCAACCAGTCCTGTTAACAAAATGGAGGCTCCAGAAACAGCAAATGCAGTTCGATCTGTTGCTGCGACTTCTATGATTCCTTCTG CTGTTCCACAGGCTCGCAAAGCATCCTTGGCTCGATTTTTAGAGAAGCGCAAGGAAAGGTGA
- the LOC103430688 gene encoding protein TIFY 6B-like isoform X1: MERDFLGLNSKEPVVVVKEETNNDGGKDPGYGRGGRAHWPFLSQVSAVPQFMSFKAAQDDRTKKMVPDSFLSSVSAGAFDPCQKQTTCESQKNFNHDRQGGIHFSLTAYPRQRYMHSVHRPHDTKMISVTSQGISVPMSNPYLKNHFTTTGQNFSTTTMKHTAPPSALPVTGGSIAGITEPWNNVKTSGSPSQLTIFYAGTVNVYDDISPEKAQALMLLAGNSCSNSSSAAQPKAQAPSAKLAAEDGVPVNQRTNIPPPALSSPLSSVSSHTGSQSVSGSSSTDELMSARTTGRPTSPVNKMEAPETANAVRSVAATSMIPSAVPQARKASLARFLEKRKERVMSAAPYNFDKKSPEYGTPESNGVNFGQQGEQR, translated from the exons ATGGAGAGAGATTTCTTGGGTTTGAACTCAAAGGAGCCAGTGGTTGTGGTGAAGGAGGAGACCAACAACGATGGCGGCAAAGACCCAG GGTATGGAAGAGGTGGAAGGGCACATTGGCCCTTTCTAAGCCAGGTCTCTGCAGTTCCTCAGTTTATGTCCTTCAAAGCTGCTCAAGATGATAGGACTAAAAAAATGGTACCTGATTCATTCTTGTCTTCCGTCTCTGCGGGTGCATTTGACCCTTGTCAAAAACAAACTACATGTGAATCTCAG AAGAACTTCAATCACGATAGGCAAGGTGGGATTCATTTTTCTCTGACAGCTTATCCTAGGCAACGTTATATGCATTCTGTGCACCGTCCTCATGACACAAAGATGATTTCAGTTACCAGTCAAGGGATTTCTGTTCCAATGAGCAACCCTTACTTGAAGAATCACTTTACTACTACTGGTCAGAATTTTTCCACAACTACGATGAAGCATACGGCTCCACCTTCAGCTCTTCCCGTTACAGGTGGTTCCATTGCTGGGATCACTGAGCCGTG GAACAATGTCAAGACCTCTGGGTCACCTTCACAATTGACAATCTTTTACGCTGGTACTGTGAATGTCTATGATGATATCTCCCCTGAGAAG GCTCAGGCACTGATGCTTTTGGCTGGAAACAGTTGTTCTAACTCCTCTAGTGCTGCACAGCCCAAAGCTCAAGCACCGAGTGCAAAGTTGGCAGCGGAAGACGGTGTTCCTGTGAATCAGCGTACAAATATACCCCCACCTGCTCTTTCTAGCCCCTTATCATCTGTTTCTTCACATACTGGTTCCCAGTCAGTAAGTGGGTCCTCCAGCACTGATGAACTAATGTCAGCTAGAACGACCGGACGTCCAACCAGTCCTGTTAACAAAATGGAGGCTCCAGAAACAGCAAATGCAGTTCGATCTGTTGCTGCGACTTCTATGATTCCTTCTG CTGTTCCACAGGCTCGCAAAGCATCCTTGGCTCGATTTTTAGAGAAGCGCAAGGAAAG GGTGATGAGTGCAGCACCATACAATTTCGACAAGAAATCACCGGAATATGGCACTCCGGAATCCAACGGAGTGAATTTTGGTCAACAAGGAGAACAACGATGA
- the LOC103430688 gene encoding protein TIFY 6B-like isoform X3: protein MERDFLGLNSKEPVVVVKEETNNDGGKDPGYGRGGRAHWPFLSQVSAVPQFMSFKAAQDDRTKKMVPDSFLSSVSAGAFDPCQKQTTCESQKNFNHDRQVTSQGISVPMSNPYLKNHFTTTGQNFSTTTMKHTAPPSALPVTGGSIAGITEPWNNVKTSGSPSQLTIFYAGTVNVYDDISPEKAQALMLLAGNSCSNSSSAAQPKAQAPSAKLAAEDGVPVNQRTNIPPPALSSPLSSVSSHTGSQSVSGSSSTDELMSARTTGRPTSPVNKMEAPETANAVRSVAATSMIPSAVPQARKASLARFLEKRKERVMSAAPYNFDKKSPEYGTPESNGVNFGQQGEQR, encoded by the exons ATGGAGAGAGATTTCTTGGGTTTGAACTCAAAGGAGCCAGTGGTTGTGGTGAAGGAGGAGACCAACAACGATGGCGGCAAAGACCCAG GGTATGGAAGAGGTGGAAGGGCACATTGGCCCTTTCTAAGCCAGGTCTCTGCAGTTCCTCAGTTTATGTCCTTCAAAGCTGCTCAAGATGATAGGACTAAAAAAATGGTACCTGATTCATTCTTGTCTTCCGTCTCTGCGGGTGCATTTGACCCTTGTCAAAAACAAACTACATGTGAATCTCAG AAGAACTTCAATCACGATAGGCAAG TTACCAGTCAAGGGATTTCTGTTCCAATGAGCAACCCTTACTTGAAGAATCACTTTACTACTACTGGTCAGAATTTTTCCACAACTACGATGAAGCATACGGCTCCACCTTCAGCTCTTCCCGTTACAGGTGGTTCCATTGCTGGGATCACTGAGCCGTG GAACAATGTCAAGACCTCTGGGTCACCTTCACAATTGACAATCTTTTACGCTGGTACTGTGAATGTCTATGATGATATCTCCCCTGAGAAG GCTCAGGCACTGATGCTTTTGGCTGGAAACAGTTGTTCTAACTCCTCTAGTGCTGCACAGCCCAAAGCTCAAGCACCGAGTGCAAAGTTGGCAGCGGAAGACGGTGTTCCTGTGAATCAGCGTACAAATATACCCCCACCTGCTCTTTCTAGCCCCTTATCATCTGTTTCTTCACATACTGGTTCCCAGTCAGTAAGTGGGTCCTCCAGCACTGATGAACTAATGTCAGCTAGAACGACCGGACGTCCAACCAGTCCTGTTAACAAAATGGAGGCTCCAGAAACAGCAAATGCAGTTCGATCTGTTGCTGCGACTTCTATGATTCCTTCTG CTGTTCCACAGGCTCGCAAAGCATCCTTGGCTCGATTTTTAGAGAAGCGCAAGGAAAG GGTGATGAGTGCAGCACCATACAATTTCGACAAGAAATCACCGGAATATGGCACTCCGGAATCCAACGGAGTGAATTTTGGTCAACAAGGAGAACAACGATGA
- the LOC103423830 gene encoding mediator of RNA polymerase II transcription subunit 23-like encodes MDQNQRPSSSASAATRAYQFHPARAAIVNLFDLYLGRSSRQKPDDSVREPPNKSQKRVLALNRELPPRNEQFLLDFEQLQSQFPDQDQLRVVTESVLISLVVQCSNHAPRAEFLLFALRSLCTIGHINWDTFLPSLLSSVSTAEMSVGQGSQAMPAISPQSGMLPSSNAIPNSSNFQSSTPASPLPSVHGIGSPSQSAIEPSSMSPVKSSDVASNGQQATARFNSSIRDNAISSLRQLCCKIILTGLAFNLKPVTHANIFSHMLNWLVNWDQKQLGVDEPDGVRSWRPGKALIEWLHSCLDVIWLLVDEDKCRVPFYELLRSGLQFMENIPDDEALFTLILEIHRRRDMMAMHMKMLDQHLHCPTFGTHRIFTQTTPSVSGEAVASLRYSPITYPSVLGEPLHGEELATSIPKGSLDWERALRCIRHALCTTPSPDWWKRVLLVAPCYRSPSQGPTPGAVFISEMICEATIDRIVELLKLTNSDINCWQEWLVFSDIFFFLIKSGCIDFVDFVDKLVSRLTEGDQQILRTNHVTWLLAQIIRVELVMNALNQDARKVETTRKILSFHKEDRSSDPNSPQSILLDFISSCQNLRIWSLNTTTREYLNNEQLQKGKQIDEWWRTASKGDRIMDYMNMDERSIGMFWVVSYTMAQPACETVINWLSSAGVAESLPGTNLQSNERLMVMQEVSPLPMSLLSGFSMNLCLKLAYQMEESLFSGQVVPSIAMAETYCRLLLIAPHSLFRSHFNHLAQRNPSVLSKPGVTLLVLEILNYRLLPLYRYQGKSKALMYDVTKIVSALKSKRGDHRVFRLAENLCMNLILSLRDFFFVKREGKGPTEFTETLNRVTIVTLAIIIKTRGIADADHLLYLQTMLEQILATSNHTWSEKTLRYFPSLLRDFLIQRIDKRGLAIQEWQQAETTVINQCTQLLSPSADPTYVMTYISHSFPQHRQYLCAGAWILMQGHPENINSLNLARVLREFSPEEVTSNIYTMVDVLLHHIQLELQHGHSLQDLLLKACANLAFYIWTHELIPLDILLLALIDRDDDPHALHIVMSLLDRQELQQRVKQYCSNRGPPEHWLVSTSFKRVELQKALGNHLSWKDRYPTFFDDIAGRLIPVIPLIIYRLIENDAIDSADRILVMYSPFLKYHPLRFTFVRDILAYFYGHLPGKLIVRILNVLEVNKIPFSESFPVHMNNAMCPPADYFATLLLGLVNNVIPPLHNNSKSGTSDALNNSMRAPPNKTPPPSQSGQANVSDGQKAFYQIQDPGTYTQLVLETAVIELLSLPVSASQIVSSLVQIVVNIQPTLIQSSNGLHGAPSGVGQGSVLPTSPSGGSTDSLGTSRSPASVSGINASNFVSRSGYTCQQLSCLLIQACGLLLAQLPPDFHVQLYLEASRIIKETWWLTDGKRSMGELDSAVGYALLDPTWAAQDNTSTAIGNIVALLHSFFSNLPQEWLEGTHLIIKHLRPVTSVAMLRIAFRIMGPLLPKLANAHALFSKTLSLILSMMVDVFGKNVQPPTPVEPLEIADLIDFFHHVVHYEGQGGPVQANSKPRPEVLALCGRAAESLRPDIQHLLSHLKPDTNSSIYAATHPKLNQNSS; translated from the exons ATGGATCAAAACCAGCGACCATCGTCCTCGGCGTCAGCTGCCACGCGAGCTTACCAGTTCCACCCCGCACGTGCCGCAATTGTCAATCTCTTCGATCTCTACTTAGGA AGAAGTAGCCGCCAAAAACCTGATGATTCAGTTCGAGAGCCTCC GAACAAGTCACAGAAGCGTGTACTTGCTCTTAATCGAGAGCTTCCACCTCGAAACGAGCAGTTCCTACTAGATTTTGAACAACTGCAGAGCCAGTTTCCT GACCAAGATCAACTGCGCGTCGTGACAGAATCTGTACTTATATCTCTAGTTGTGCAATGTAGTAATCATGCGCCACGGGCGGAGTTTCTTCTCTTTGCTCTAAGGAGCTTGTGTACTATAGGTCACATTAACTGGGATACTTTTTTGCCGTCCCTTCTTTCTTCGGTTTCCACAGCAGAAATGTCAGTTGGTCAAGGGAGTCAGGCAATGCCTGCTATTTCACCGCAGTCTGGTATGCTTCCATCTTCGAATGCAATCCCCAATTCTTCTAATTTTCAATCTTCAACTCCCGCCTCTCCATTaccttcagtgcatggcattgGTTCCCCCAGCCAGTCTGCTATCGAACCATCATCTATGTCACCAGTTAAATCATCTGATGTAGCCTCCAATGGACAGCAAGCTACGGCAAGGTTCAATTCATCTATAAGAGATAATGCCATAAGCAGTCTTCGTCAGCTGTGCTGCAAGATCATTTTAACTGGACTTGCATTTAATTTAAAACCAGTTACTCATGCTAACATCTTTTCCCATATGCTTAATTGGCTGGTTAATTGGGACCAAAAACAACTTGGGGTTGATGAACCTGATGGTGTAAGATCCTGGAGACCTGGAAAGGCGCTAATTGAATGGCTACATAGCTGTTTGGATGTGATTTGGCTTTTGGTTGACGAGGATAAATGCCGAGTGCCCTTCTATGAATTACTGCGGAGTGGGTTGCAATTTATGGAGAATATACCTGATGATGAAGCCTTATTTACTCTAATCTTGGAGATCCATAGGAGGCGAGATATGATGGCCATGCACATGAAAATGTTAGATCAACACCTACATTGCCCTACATTTGGGACTCATCGGATTTTCACACAGACAACTCCTAGTGTTTCAGGAGAAGCAGTAGCGAGCTTGAGGTATTCACCAATCACATATCCAAGTGTTCTGGGAGAACCATTGCATGGAGAG GAACTTGCAACTTCAATTCCAAAAGGAAGTTTGGATTGGGAGAGAGCTCTGCGTTGCATAAGGCATGCTCTATGTACTACTCCGTCACCTGACTGGTGGAAACGGGTGCTGCTTGTTGCCCCTTGCTACAGGTCTCCTTCTCAAGGGCCTACTCCTGGTGCTGTTTTCATCTCTGAAATGATTTGCGAGGCAACAATTGATAGAATTGTTGAGCTATTAAAGTTGACCAATTCAG ATATTAATTGCTGGCAAGAGTGGCTTGTCTTTTCGGatatattcttttttcttattaAAAGTGGCTGTattgattttgttgattttgtggACAAGCTAGTTTCACGCCTTACCGAGGGTGACCAACAAATTCTTAGGACAAATCACGTCACTTGGCTTCTTGCTCAAATTATACGGGTTGAACTTGTGATGAATGCTCTAAATCAAGATGCTAGAAAG GTGGAGACAACACGTAAGATCCTATCGTTTCATAAAGAAGATAGGAGCTCAGATCCAAATAGTCCTCAAAGTATCCTGCTGGACTTCATAAGCAGTTGCCAGAATTTACGTATTTGGTCGTTGAACACAACAACTAGAGAATATCTGAATAACGAGCAGCTTCAGAAAGGAAAGCAAATAGATGAATGGTGGAGGACAGCAAGCAAAG GGGATCGAATAATGGATTATATGAATATGGATGAAAGGTCAATTGGGATGTTTTGGGTTGTGTCTTACACCATGGCGCAGCCAGCTTGTGAAACTGTGATAAATTGGTTATCCTCTGCTGGAGTTGCAGAGTCATTACCGGGAACAAACCTACAGTCCAATGAGAGGTTAATGGTTATGCAGGAAGTATCTCCACTGCCGATGTCCTTGTTATCTGGCTTTTCAATGAACCTATGTTTAAAGCTGGCGTATCAAATGGAAGAATCTTTATTTTCTGGGCAG GTTGTACCTAGTATTGCAATGGCTGAAACATATTGTAGGCTGCTACTCATTGCACCTCACTCATTATTTCGTTCTCATTTCaat CATTTGGCGCAAAGGAATCCCTCAGTATTGAGCAAGCCAGGTGTAACTCTTTTAGtgcttgaaattttgaattacCGTTTGCTTCCACTTTACAG GTACCAAGGAAAAAGCAAAGCCTTGATGTATGATGTTACAAAAATAGTTTCTGCTCTAAAATCAAAACGTGGAGACCATCGTGTATTTAGGTTGGCTGAGAACTTGTGTATGAATCTTATTCTGTCTTTGAGAGACTTTTTCTTTGTGAAAAGGGAAGGGAAG GGTCCAACTGAATTCACAGAAACTTTGAATCGAGTAACTATTGTCACTCTTGCGATCATCATTAAGACACGAGGAATTGCTGATGCTGATCATCTGCTTTATCTTCAAACCATGTTAGAGCAGATATTAGCCACTAGTAATCACACATGGTCAGAGAAAACACTACGCTATTTCCCTTCTCTTCTTCGTGATTTTTTGATTCAACGGATTGATAAAAGGGGCCTGGCAATTCAAGAATGGCAGCAG GCGGAAACCACTGTAATTAACCAATGCACCCAGCTTTTGTCACCTTCCGCTGATCCTACATATGTAATGACCTATATCAGTCATAGTTTTCCTCAACACCGGCAATATCTATGTGCTGGTGCATGGATTCTGATGCAAGGGCACCCAGAAAACATCAACAGCCTAAACTTA GCACGCGTCTTGAGAGAGTTTTCTCCTGAGGAAGTAACATCTAATATCTATACAATGGTGGATGTTCTGCTTCATCATATTCAGTTGGAACTGCAGCACGGCCATTCTTTGCAG GACCTTTTATTGAAAGCATGTGCAAACCTAGCATTTTATATTTGGACCCATGAGTTGATCCCTTTGGATATTTTGCTCCTGGCACTGATTGATCGTGACGATGACCCCCATGCTCTGCATATCGTG ATGAGTCTACTTGATAGGCAAGAACTTCAACAAAGGGTGAAACAATATTGTTCGAATCGAGGTCCCCCTGAACACTGGCTTGTCTCTACATCCTTTAAGCGAGTTGAATTGCAGAAGGCCCTCGGGAATCATCTATCTTGGAAGGACAG GTATCCCACCTTCTTCGATGATATTGCAGGGCGTTTGATCCCAGTCATTCCATTGATAATTTATAGACTAATTGAAAATGATGCCATAGATTCAGCTGACAGAATTCTGGTCATGTATTCTCCATTTCTTAAATACCACCCTTTAAGATTTACTTTTGTTCGTGACATACTTGCATATTTTTATGGCCATCTTCCCGGAAAGCTTATTGTCCGAATATTGAATGTACTCGAAGTCAACAAG ATCCCATTTTCTGAGTCATTCCCGGTGCATATGAATAATGCCATGTGCCCACCTGCCGATTACTTTGCAACTCTCTTACTGGGACTAGTGAATAATGTCATTCCCCCATTGCATAACAACTCAAAATCTGGAACGAGTGATGCTTTAAATAATTCAATGCGTGCCCCACCTAACAAGACTCCACCACCTTCTCAGTCTGGGCAAGCAAATGTTTCCGATGGCCAAAAAGCATTCTACCAAATTCAGGATCCAGGCACATATACTCAGCTGGTTCTTGAAACAGCAGTAATTGAATTGCTCTCTCTTCCTGTATCTGCATCCCAGATTGTATCATCACTTGTTCAGATTGTCGTCAATATACAACCAACATTAATTCAATCCAGCAATGGCCTGCACGGAGCTCCAAGTGGTGTTGGGCAAGGCTCCGTTTTACCAACATCCCCTTCGGGCGGAAGCACAGATTCCTTGGGCACGAGCAGGTCACCTGCTTCAGTATCAGGAATAAATGCATCTAACTTTGTTTCTCGAAGTGGTTATACATGCCAACAATTGTCTTGCTTATTGATCCAAGCATGTGGTCTACTACTGGCTCAGCTGCCTCCTGATTTTCATGTGCAACTCTATCTGGAGGCGTCGCGTATAATAAAAGAAACGTGGTGGCTCACTGATGGCAAACGGTCAATGGGGGAACTGGACTCTGCTGTCGGTTATGCTTTGTTGGATCCAACATGGGCTGCTCAAGACAATACCTCAACCGCCATTG GTAATATTGTTGCGCTGCTTCATTCGTTTTTCAGTAACCTCCCACAGGAATGGCTAGAAGGGACCCATCTTATCATCAAACATCTCAGGCCAGTGACTTCAGTTGCAATGTTGAGAATAGCATTCCGCATCATGGGTCCGTTGCTCCCTAAACTAGCCAATGCGCACGCCCTCTTCAGTAAG ACCCTGTCATTGATTTTAAGTATGATGGTGGATGTCTTTGGTAAGAACGTACAGCCACCGACTCCtgttgagccattagaaatagCAGATCTTATTGACTTCTT CCATCATGTGGTCCATTACGAAGGGCAGGGAGGTCCGGTGCAAGCTAACAGCAAGCCCAGACCAGAGGTTTTAGCTCTCTGTGGAAGAGCTGCAGAAAGTCTGCGTCCGGACATACAACACCTTCTTTCCCACTTAAAACCCGACACGAATTCTTCCATCTATGCTGCTACGCATCCCAAGTTGAACCAGAATTCATCGTAA